One genomic window of Sulfurovum lithotrophicum includes the following:
- the mrdA gene encoding penicillin-binding protein 2 produces the protein MRYKITLLLFILVWAGMIIRLYHVSVKSNFYYEGLAKANIERKEYIKPVRGEITDRNGNLLAMNQIGFSLSIKPHLSTKNVEGKKSELEQAVDILLETFPDLNKTVMMKVYKKKSSPYNHKYIKVVDFIHYANMMSAYPKLSMYDGIKIEAETKRYYPYGKYAAHLIGYTGRSNRKENEADEVVDIVGKVGKSGLEKYYNTFLQGELGYQINKVTARNRAIDVLEKMLPKDNRNLELNIDIDLQKMIYEHFGDATGVAIVMKTTGEIIAAVSYPAYDPNLFVGGISSKDWKALQEDLAHPFTNKITHGTYPPGSSIKPGMALAFDKAKPGILQKSEYCPGFMTIGNSKHKFRCWKHSGHGTVYLRKAIMQSCDVYFYKKSLQVGIDAMAKNLRSFGLGVKTGVDLPREYNGVIPDKTWKMKRFKKPWFLGETVIAAIGQGYDLVTPLQIARYTALVATGNLVTPRVAKRIDGVDVNITSVPIKFNPWSISEVRKGMYDVCNTLGGTAYRLMHDLPVKVAGKTGTSQVTSIPQGMGRRLKESELAYFHRSHAWITTYAPYDNPQYVVAVLIEHGGHGGSTSAPMAGDIYRWLYKNGYITSELQKNIDTAVGMEAQESVEIKKKKEKIRKRNEELRKKSSEGLSLF, from the coding sequence ATGAGATATAAGATAACACTGCTGCTTTTCATTCTGGTATGGGCAGGTATGATCATCCGTCTTTACCATGTCAGCGTCAAATCCAACTTCTATTATGAAGGTCTTGCCAAGGCGAATATAGAGAGAAAAGAGTACATCAAGCCTGTAAGAGGCGAGATCACCGACCGTAACGGGAATCTTCTGGCCATGAACCAGATCGGTTTTTCACTCTCCATCAAGCCGCATCTCTCTACAAAGAATGTAGAAGGGAAGAAGAGTGAACTGGAGCAGGCGGTGGACATTCTGCTTGAAACTTTCCCTGATCTGAACAAAACGGTGATGATGAAGGTCTATAAGAAGAAGAGCTCTCCCTACAACCACAAATATATCAAAGTGGTCGACTTTATACACTATGCGAATATGATGAGTGCCTACCCCAAACTAAGTATGTATGACGGTATTAAAATAGAAGCCGAAACGAAACGGTACTACCCATACGGAAAATATGCGGCACATCTCATCGGCTATACCGGGAGATCGAATAGGAAAGAGAATGAAGCGGACGAAGTGGTCGATATCGTTGGGAAAGTGGGAAAAAGCGGACTTGAAAAGTATTACAACACTTTTCTTCAAGGTGAACTGGGATATCAGATCAATAAAGTGACCGCAAGGAACAGAGCCATCGATGTGCTTGAAAAGATGCTGCCCAAAGACAACCGAAATCTTGAGCTCAATATCGATATTGACCTGCAGAAGATGATCTATGAGCATTTTGGTGATGCGACCGGTGTGGCGATCGTCATGAAAACGACAGGCGAGATCATTGCAGCTGTAAGTTACCCTGCCTACGACCCCAATCTTTTTGTCGGAGGGATCAGCTCTAAAGACTGGAAAGCACTGCAGGAAGACCTGGCACACCCTTTCACCAACAAGATTACCCACGGGACCTATCCTCCCGGGTCTTCCATCAAACCGGGAATGGCTCTGGCATTTGATAAAGCCAAGCCTGGTATCCTCCAAAAGAGTGAATACTGTCCGGGATTTATGACTATCGGGAACAGCAAACACAAGTTCCGCTGCTGGAAACACAGCGGGCACGGCACGGTTTATTTGCGTAAAGCGATCATGCAGAGCTGTGATGTCTACTTCTACAAAAAAAGCCTTCAGGTCGGTATCGATGCTATGGCGAAAAATCTGCGCTCATTCGGTCTGGGAGTGAAGACCGGTGTGGACCTTCCAAGAGAGTACAACGGTGTTATCCCTGACAAAACATGGAAAATGAAACGTTTCAAGAAGCCGTGGTTCCTGGGAGAGACAGTTATTGCCGCTATCGGACAGGGGTATGACCTTGTTACACCGCTTCAGATAGCACGCTACACGGCATTAGTAGCGACAGGTAACCTTGTGACACCGCGTGTGGCAAAGCGTATTGACGGGGTGGATGTTAATATAACGAGTGTACCGATAAAGTTCAACCCATGGTCGATCTCAGAGGTACGTAAAGGAATGTACGATGTTTGTAATACACTGGGCGGTACCGCGTACAGACTGATGCATGACCTTCCTGTTAAAGTAGCGGGTAAAACCGGTACATCCCAGGTAACATCTATTCCGCAGGGAATGGGACGTCGTCTTAAAGAGTCGGAACTGGCCTACTTCCACCGTTCACATGCATGGATCACGACTTATGCACCGTATGATAATCCCCAGTACGTTGTGGCGGTTCTTATCGAGCACGGGGGGCACGGGGGCAGTACTTCTGCACCCATGGCAGGTGATATCTACCGGTGGCTCTACAAGAATGGATATATTACAAGCGAACTACAAAAAAACATAGATACAGCGGTTGGAATGGAAGCACAGGAGAGTGTTGAAATAAAGAAGAAAAAAGAGAAGATCAGAAAGCGGAATGAAGAGCTCAGAAAGAAAAGCAGTGAAGGGTTGTCTCTCTTTTAA